A genomic segment from Malus domestica chromosome 05, GDT2T_hap1 encodes:
- the LOC103445011 gene encoding uncharacterized protein isoform X2, which produces MGNIFPVYKFILHGVMKLVGMRPQTVEIEPGTIMNFWVPNKITEKQKSKPAVVFIHGFAMDGITTWQFQVLSLVKDYAVYVPDLLFFGGSTTDKPDRSLEFQAECVAKGLRILGVERCTVVGLSYGGMVGFKMAELYPNLVESMVVTCSVMALTRSITNASLDRLGFKCWSDYLLPDSVKGVRNLFEIAAYKFPHLPDWIYKHYLEVMFEHRKESEELLDALIVDDKDFTAAHYPQRVHLLWGENDKIFNMETANNLKLYILYDDNPFILGSSDYITANLETTQLYSP; this is translated from the exons atggggaaCATTTTTCCAGTCTACAAGTTTATTCTGCATGGGGTTATGAAGCTAGTAGGGATGAGACCCCAAACAGTGGAAATCGAGCCAGGAACTATCATGAACTTCTGGGTGCCCAATAAAATTACAGAAAAGCAGAAATCCAAGCCCGCCGTGGTATTCATCCATGGGTTTGCAATGGATGGTATCACCACATGGCAATTTCAAGTGCTATCTCTTGTTAAAGACTACGCGGTTTATGTTCCGGAccttctcttctttggaggCTCCACTACGGATAAACCGGATAGGTCACTGGAGTTTCAAGCGGAGTGTGTGGCAAAGGGTTTGAGGATACTTGGGGTGGAGAGGTGCACCGTGGTGGGGCTGAGCTATGGAGGCATGGTTGGGTTTAAGATGGCTGAGTTGTACCCTAATTTGGTTGAGTCTATGGTGGTGACTTGTTCAGTTATGGCTTTAACCAGGTCAATTACTAATGCATCTCTTGATAGACTTGGGTTCAAATGCTGGTCAGATTACTTGCTTCCCGACTCAGTCAAAGGTGTGAGAAACCTTTTTGAAATTGCTGCCTATAAATTTCCGCATCTCCCAGACTGGATTTACAAACACTATTTAGAG GTTATGTTTGAACACAGAAAAGAGAGTGAGGAACTTTTGGATGCATTGATTGTGGATGACAAGGACTTTACAGCGGCTCATTACCCACAG CGTGTGCATCTTTTGTGGGGAGAGAATGACAAGATTTTCAACATGGAAACTGCCAATAATCTCAAACT ATACATACTATATGATGATAATCCATTTATATTGGGGTCTTCTGATTATATAACAGCCAACTTGGAGACAACGCAACTCTACAGTCCATAG
- the LOC103445011 gene encoding uncharacterized protein isoform X1 produces MGNIFPVYKFILHGVMKLVGMRPQTVEIEPGTIMNFWVPNKITEKQKSKPAVVFIHGFAMDGITTWQFQVLSLVKDYAVYVPDLLFFGGSTTDKPDRSLEFQAECVAKGLRILGVERCTVVGLSYGGMVGFKMAELYPNLVESMVVTCSVMALTRSITNASLDRLGFKCWSDYLLPDSVKGVRNLFEIAAYKFPHLPDWIYKHYLEVMFEHRKESEELLDALIVDDKDFTAAHYPQRVHLLWGENDKIFNMETANNLKLQLGDNATLQSIEKTGHLVQVEGLFVYNKELKKFLSSLLEENVHE; encoded by the exons atggggaaCATTTTTCCAGTCTACAAGTTTATTCTGCATGGGGTTATGAAGCTAGTAGGGATGAGACCCCAAACAGTGGAAATCGAGCCAGGAACTATCATGAACTTCTGGGTGCCCAATAAAATTACAGAAAAGCAGAAATCCAAGCCCGCCGTGGTATTCATCCATGGGTTTGCAATGGATGGTATCACCACATGGCAATTTCAAGTGCTATCTCTTGTTAAAGACTACGCGGTTTATGTTCCGGAccttctcttctttggaggCTCCACTACGGATAAACCGGATAGGTCACTGGAGTTTCAAGCGGAGTGTGTGGCAAAGGGTTTGAGGATACTTGGGGTGGAGAGGTGCACCGTGGTGGGGCTGAGCTATGGAGGCATGGTTGGGTTTAAGATGGCTGAGTTGTACCCTAATTTGGTTGAGTCTATGGTGGTGACTTGTTCAGTTATGGCTTTAACCAGGTCAATTACTAATGCATCTCTTGATAGACTTGGGTTCAAATGCTGGTCAGATTACTTGCTTCCCGACTCAGTCAAAGGTGTGAGAAACCTTTTTGAAATTGCTGCCTATAAATTTCCGCATCTCCCAGACTGGATTTACAAACACTATTTAGAG GTTATGTTTGAACACAGAAAAGAGAGTGAGGAACTTTTGGATGCATTGATTGTGGATGACAAGGACTTTACAGCGGCTCATTACCCACAG CGTGTGCATCTTTTGTGGGGAGAGAATGACAAGATTTTCAACATGGAAACTGCCAATAATCTCAAACT CCAACTTGGAGACAACGCAACTCTACAGTCCATAGAGAAGACGGGCCACCTTGTTCAAGTGGAAGGACTATTTGTATACAACAAGGAACTCAAGAAATTTCTCTCTTCCCTGTTAGAAGAAAATGTGCACGAATAG